From Butyricimonas paravirosa, one genomic window encodes:
- a CDS encoding response regulator transcription factor, with product MIKILYAEDDAMQAKTCIDYLKRAGYKVVHAADGEQALWLYRRETPDLILMDVIMPKMSGFEVAKKIREEDFSTPILFISSLTHSQHAIDGFDLGANDYIRKEVLLDEVGARVNRWLRNMGMLKVETDFMKISDDVSFNPIRRYLIIKGETNQLTPMEARVLKTLCLKKNQYVSKDELVKEGWGNDFKESYRYLDRVIARLRKFFPKGDPVEIATSWGKGFGLMVKKKTSLQ from the coding sequence ATGATTAAGATTTTGTATGCCGAAGATGACGCCATGCAGGCGAAAACGTGTATTGATTATTTGAAAAGAGCCGGGTATAAGGTGGTTCATGCTGCCGATGGAGAACAGGCCTTGTGGTTGTATCGCAGGGAAACGCCCGATTTGATCTTGATGGACGTGATTATGCCCAAGATGAGCGGGTTCGAGGTGGCCAAAAAGATTCGGGAAGAGGATTTTTCGACGCCAATCCTGTTTATCAGTTCCTTGACACATTCTCAACACGCTATTGATGGTTTTGACCTTGGAGCGAATGATTACATACGTAAAGAGGTACTTCTGGATGAAGTGGGTGCTCGGGTGAACCGGTGGTTGAGGAATATGGGAATGTTGAAAGTCGAGACCGATTTCATGAAGATTTCAGATGATGTTTCGTTTAACCCGATTCGTCGGTACTTGATTATAAAAGGGGAGACGAACCAGCTGACTCCTATGGAGGCAAGAGTGTTGAAAACCTTGTGTTTGAAGAAAAATCAATACGTGAGTAAGGATGAACTGGTCAAAGAGGGATGGGGTAATGATTTTAAAGAGTCCTATCGTTACTTGGATAGGGTGATCGCTCGTTTGAGGAAGTTCTTCCCGAAAGGTGATCCGGTTGAGATTGCCACGTCGTGGGGGAAAGGGTTCGGGTTGATGGTTAAGAAAAAGACTTCTCTGCAATAG
- a CDS encoding glycoside hydrolase family 10 protein produces MKHIRLLILFLILGITTLSAQKSPKREFRGAWIQTVFQSEYAKMTPEEMKADFIRKLNQLQECGINAIIFQVRPEADAWYLSEIEPWSRFCTGKQGVAPDPLFDPMAFLIKECHRRNMEFHAWLNPFRAGTSGTSTLAETHVYHEHPEWFVTYNKQLLFDPGIPACRKYICRIVEDIVSRYDVDAIHMDDYFYPYPVNGMPFPDDNSFRTYGKGYKPEERDEWRRENVNKLIRELKHTIVTTKEWVRFGISPFGIYRNKKSTPDGSGSNTNGLQNYDNLYADVTLWVKKKWIDYNIPQIYWEIGHPAADYITLAEWWDKNAHDVHLYIGQDVARTMKANDLTQKMELARSLRHVKGNCFWPANEILWNNGGITDSLREHYHRSPALIPAYTHMHNGRPKKIASPRAERSEKGYTVKWFARGDREDPRNPQYFVIYRFFPGQKINLNDPAHIVAVTRYTECYIPNKKFKCRYVITAVDRFHNESKGKKIKGIR; encoded by the coding sequence ATGAAACATATCCGGTTACTCATTTTATTTTTGATCTTAGGTATAACCACCTTATCGGCACAAAAGTCCCCTAAGCGAGAATTTCGCGGGGCATGGATTCAAACCGTTTTCCAAAGCGAATATGCTAAAATGACACCGGAAGAGATGAAAGCCGATTTTATTCGTAAACTCAACCAATTGCAAGAATGTGGGATCAACGCTATAATTTTCCAAGTCCGCCCGGAAGCCGATGCCTGGTACTTGTCGGAAATAGAACCTTGGAGTCGTTTTTGCACGGGCAAGCAAGGTGTTGCCCCCGATCCCCTGTTCGATCCCATGGCTTTCCTGATCAAGGAATGTCACCGCCGTAACATGGAATTTCATGCTTGGCTTAATCCTTTTCGCGCCGGGACTTCCGGCACCTCCACGCTGGCAGAAACCCACGTGTACCACGAACATCCCGAATGGTTCGTTACCTACAACAAACAGTTACTTTTCGATCCGGGCATACCCGCTTGCCGGAAGTACATTTGCCGGATCGTGGAAGACATCGTGAGCCGCTATGACGTGGACGCCATTCACATGGACGATTACTTCTATCCCTATCCCGTGAACGGGATGCCTTTTCCGGACGACAACAGTTTCCGCACCTACGGGAAAGGCTACAAACCCGAAGAACGGGACGAGTGGCGCCGGGAGAATGTCAATAAACTCATCCGCGAGCTGAAACACACCATCGTGACAACCAAAGAATGGGTACGCTTTGGGATCAGTCCTTTCGGTATCTACCGAAACAAAAAAAGTACTCCCGACGGTAGCGGCAGCAACACCAACGGGTTGCAGAACTATGACAACCTGTATGCCGACGTAACCTTATGGGTCAAAAAGAAATGGATTGATTACAACATACCCCAAATATACTGGGAAATCGGCCACCCGGCCGCAGACTATATCACGCTGGCTGAATGGTGGGACAAAAATGCTCATGATGTTCACCTATACATCGGGCAGGACGTTGCCCGCACGATGAAAGCCAATGATCTCACCCAAAAGATGGAACTCGCTCGTTCCTTACGTCACGTGAAAGGCAATTGTTTCTGGCCTGCGAACGAGATTCTTTGGAATAACGGTGGGATTACCGATAGCCTCCGGGAACATTACCACCGTAGCCCCGCATTAATCCCAGCCTATACCCACATGCACAACGGCCGTCCCAAGAAAATAGCCTCTCCCCGAGCCGAACGCTCGGAAAAAGGCTACACGGTGAAATGGTTCGCCCGCGGAGACCGGGAAGATCCCCGTAATCCCCAGTATTTCGTCATCTACCGTTTCTTCCCCGGCCAGAAAATCAACCTGAACGACCCGGCTCACATCGTCGCTGTCACCCGCTACACGGAATGTTACATCCCGAACAAAAAATTCAAATGCCGTTACGTGATCACGGCTGTTGACCGCTTTCACAACGAATCGAAAGGAAAGAAGATAAAAGGTATACGGTAA
- a CDS encoding BF3164 family lipoprotein translates to MKKVAFIIIALFLVFGCSEEKHEVTKQDNPLFSTSRAISLNQLGETINLDEIGIYNPTKIIKKDSLFIVLDRNGLNKISIYQENGKLLGSYLPTGMGADRGLYILTMTLDDKGLLSAYDFGNDRLVEFDLNHFGQSEFGPKFIDMPKDKKHLCVAKSGSTIISTGMFDEGRYGLMNNNSEEYFLSYPEIPSYRTINDTLRSALFASNIIKIKPDGTKFVCANMQSGIIDFCSLIPCTNITRVAELNLYSPKATVKNMRRTPVAYSTDNLFGFCDIEVTDEYIYALYSGRSYRKYKDQIVYGERIVVFDWEGNHVHTYLLRNPFTSISFNKEENAIYGLTNNPNSVLIKYTLD, encoded by the coding sequence ATGAAAAAAGTAGCATTTATAATTATAGCTTTATTTCTCGTATTCGGCTGTTCTGAAGAGAAACACGAGGTTACTAAACAGGATAATCCATTATTCAGTACAAGTCGTGCAATCTCCTTGAACCAATTAGGAGAAACAATTAACTTAGATGAAATTGGAATCTATAACCCAACAAAAATTATCAAGAAGGATTCCTTGTTTATTGTATTGGATCGAAACGGACTTAATAAAATCTCCATATACCAAGAAAACGGGAAGTTACTAGGTAGTTATCTGCCAACGGGAATGGGTGCGGATCGGGGACTCTATATTCTCACGATGACCCTTGACGACAAAGGACTCCTTTCCGCCTATGACTTTGGAAATGACAGATTAGTTGAATTCGATCTAAATCACTTCGGACAATCTGAATTCGGGCCTAAATTTATTGATATGCCCAAGGATAAAAAACACCTTTGCGTGGCAAAATCAGGCTCGACAATTATCTCTACCGGAATGTTTGACGAAGGTAGATACGGTTTAATGAACAACAATAGCGAAGAATACTTTTTAAGTTACCCAGAAATACCGAGTTATCGCACCATAAACGATACTTTAAGAAGTGCTTTATTTGCCAGTAATATCATCAAGATAAAACCCGACGGAACAAAATTTGTCTGTGCGAATATGCAGAGTGGCATCATCGATTTCTGCTCTCTCATACCTTGCACCAATATCACTCGCGTTGCCGAGCTGAATCTTTATTCTCCGAAAGCCACAGTTAAAAACATGCGGAGAACGCCCGTTGCCTATTCCACAGACAATCTCTTCGGGTTCTGTGACATTGAAGTTACTGACGAGTACATATACGCCTTGTATTCCGGTAGAAGTTACCGCAAATATAAAGACCAGATAGTATACGGTGAACGGATTGTTGTGTTCGACTGGGAGGGCAATCACGTCCACACTTATTTATTAAGAAATCCGTTCACCTCTATTTCTTTCAACAAAGAAGAGAATGCAATTTACGGTTTGACAAACAACCCAAATTCAGTGTTAATCAAATATACATTGGATTAA
- a CDS encoding sensor histidine kinase, with protein sequence MNRRIHVVWGVSIFAILCLLIFQGFWLNRMIEFKKIEYLNLINNILSGAIESGFEEYVVGNRTISKNPVRVSIHSSDNTVKFVWKGDTTIVDYDKDAGYLGVFRKVCYDLIQEQSSENINMLDSVCGSIFRNNGIKDEYVLELVDTKSGDIIASTGNRALGIEKKLVSNMVELGLKSHHGVIVYFDTPYRTFFTQMTGALISSFLLLVLLVVCFIYQIKTILVQYQISKIREEFMSSMVHELKLPLSAVQNAFSGIISYGTENLKDAQRILLNAAHKRVDQLNNFVYKLLIVWKQGFKISWNRLNLRETIDSLVALFDPMLMGKNVSIKVDYQLSVDVIEADDIHFPNAISNLIENAIKYSGDPAKIEIECKEVDGMVVIAIKDNGIGIPEKLKEKIFERYYRIHRGRSTDVHGFGIGLSYVKQVIEAHEGVIRVESEVGVGTTFTVMIPLVKDEND encoded by the coding sequence ATGAATAGAAGAATTCATGTTGTTTGGGGTGTTTCGATTTTTGCTATACTTTGTTTGTTGATATTTCAAGGTTTTTGGCTGAATAGAATGATTGAGTTCAAAAAAATAGAGTATTTGAATTTGATTAATAATATTTTATCTGGAGCAATAGAATCAGGATTTGAAGAATATGTGGTTGGAAATCGAACTATATCTAAAAATCCTGTACGTGTTAGTATTCATTCTAGTGATAATACCGTAAAGTTTGTTTGGAAAGGAGACACGACAATTGTTGATTACGATAAGGATGCTGGTTATCTAGGTGTGTTTCGGAAAGTATGTTATGACTTGATACAAGAACAGTCCTCTGAAAATATTAATATGTTAGATAGTGTATGTGGTTCTATTTTTAGGAATAATGGTATTAAGGATGAATATGTATTAGAATTAGTAGATACAAAAAGTGGGGATATAATTGCATCAACAGGTAATAGGGCTTTGGGGATAGAAAAGAAACTTGTTTCTAATATGGTGGAATTAGGATTGAAAAGTCATCATGGTGTGATTGTTTATTTTGATACACCTTATAGAACGTTTTTTACCCAAATGACAGGAGCTCTAATTAGTTCTTTTCTCTTGTTAGTTTTGTTAGTCGTGTGTTTTATTTACCAGATCAAAACGATCCTCGTTCAGTACCAAATATCCAAGATTCGGGAAGAATTTATGAGTAGTATGGTTCACGAGTTGAAACTTCCGTTATCTGCCGTGCAAAATGCTTTTTCCGGGATTATTTCGTATGGAACTGAAAATTTGAAGGATGCACAGAGAATATTGTTAAATGCGGCACATAAACGGGTGGATCAATTGAATAATTTCGTGTATAAATTATTAATTGTTTGGAAACAAGGGTTTAAAATATCGTGGAATAGATTAAATTTGCGAGAAACTATTGATTCACTGGTTGCATTGTTTGATCCGATGTTAATGGGGAAGAATGTCTCTATCAAGGTTGACTATCAGTTGAGCGTTGATGTAATTGAAGCGGATGATATTCATTTCCCGAATGCCATAAGTAATTTGATAGAGAATGCTATCAAGTATTCGGGTGATCCGGCAAAAATAGAGATCGAGTGTAAAGAGGTGGACGGGATGGTCGTGATTGCCATTAAAGACAACGGGATTGGAATTCCGGAAAAGTTGAAAGAGAAGATCTTTGAACGGTATTACAGGATTCACCGCGGGCGTTCGACTGATGTGCATGGTTTCGGGATCGGGTTAAGCTACGTGAAACAGGTAATCGAGGCGCATGAAGGCGTGATTCGGGTGGAAAGCGAGGTCGGTGTTGGCACGACTTTCACCGTGATGATCCCTTTGGTGAAAGATGAGAACGATTAA